The Nerophis lumbriciformis linkage group LG07, RoL_Nlum_v2.1, whole genome shotgun sequence genome window below encodes:
- the LOC133609540 gene encoding phenolphthiocerol synthesis polyketide synthase type I Pks15/1-like has product MSGIMSTSLRALRRTEHLTMEDADDDIAVIGIGCNFPGGDGLNNFWRVLSKGENCVVDIPADRFDKNSWYDADVQKPGKTQTTKAAFIDGFNEFDHKFFGIAEAEADVMDPQQKLLLQCAYRALEDAGIPMERISGSRTGVYIGLMNRDYEMLRSNRADTISHYNATGTATSIAANRISYVFNLTGPSFAMDSACSSSLVALHIACLALKQTDCEMALCGGVNCIIEPRVFVALSKARMISADGTSKPFSRRADGYGRGEGCGVLLLKPLKNALRDSNKIWGIIAKTAINQDGQSVSPITKPSLHQQQELLQRIYSQCELATVQYIEAHGTGTPVGDPTELASISNIIAQAKHRGPETLWIGSVKGNIGHTESAAGVAGLIKVLLMMRHETIVPSIFYSKECPVIDTMRMSVPTKAERWWTNGKRVAGINSFGFGGTNAHVIVREHREVTSPSQIPKDGQRLFVTSAASEKSLIRTLADTRQMLLSGHATDVQALCYTSACGRSHRKHKYRKAILTSSLLDLQHQLAAVKAEVECTTSNREVVFVFSGNGVAFRGMCKELFLRVPVFQDKVREVEILFQKHYNVRISQWFTSECDTDNLSQPDVVQPLLFAAQVAITSLLKHWGVQPDMVLGHSLGEVAAAHCSGLLSLEDAVKVVYQRSSLQSRVSVGKMLVVSNVAVEKVLRILTNFSGSVCVAAFNSPLSCTLSGDADVVAVLYEKLKMMYTNENIFLHFLDVPAAYHSHLMDPILEDVQRTLDYLVINKMECKLFSTVTGHECGHGDFATGTYWAKNIREPVLFEQTLHAVAMDKLSGRNMVFVEIGPRKALQRNILETLGYDSIVLSSVEPLREYETILSTVGKLFELGVNMHWQEIYSGCETPPTVFPVYHFDNVKKELYFEDVRNGSESPSCSPHLLESQTAQNNEYKFSLSVETAAYLWEHKYNGIAIVPGAFFVALAFTSLIAHLKPKKPVSFVQISVTFLKLLHADNHQLTVTLAGNEFTIRSPAATHASGTFRCTEHQAFIEEPSIHPERILKRCTLVVKTNQIYSILSRAGLDYGSVFKHLHNVYFGDEFKEAMTRIKVPQDLLKHIHDYFLHPVLLDYFMQMTAVVAMRSLTAKQGLPSAIGSVVISGPAQEDMFIYMRATRETPNFLEVCGCFAGKGGEVLVELRDVRITFIGNCSPVLQSVFFHNEMIPIPVETSCDWKIRALVFADKLGIAEALRPYLHPESLTVEDREDSSQLKDVVLHSLDTNLRDFLFIWAADDLSNLSSDRTLERLVTCCELFRQVVLTLKEGGHSCMVRVITYRSSEKMVDCVSAGFVLAGMTRACAAEIPAISFQVIDLTSLTREDIECLVGVINVCKQQEVIVGQGKVSTMKITSTPTVDKVSLKCDRRSVKDFVLQTCHPYRLEGLTATPHDMSDNPVPRGFIEVQITNVCVHSSDYFPVTISQLYFGETLYWNNRAAHHHHTLLALDFSGVVTAVGKDARGIKAGDRVASCYPTLATTRVVVPDSLCYDIKTLPFLEETPIVSFFILAREILQRAFPALKAQQQNKMSIITPNLASVFLKVLALTANRSGWNVSCSPHLMRESSDPCQAFVFLPPVDNSWQELQDDDGHERHIVLVNDTHMSSRCGAFKSNHVHILDVTSVLQRAYLNVQGSAIFRWLTSLGFDRASLPVKSKTFQTSRTAAAQNDDSYFATKTVCQVVLEHTCPVSDIPLVARPRQLFKNRHVYIVTGGLTGLGLETVKFIASNGGGYIVTLSRRMPTHETQSELDLIQGRYGVIIMNVQCDVSVLQQVVDAISKIEGRFSSCPIKGVFHSAAVLHDALIDTLNEALLLKVLQPKVSGALNLHRATLTKKLDFFVCYSSISSVVGNEAQSNYAAANSFLDAFCHYRRNLGLAGQSINWGPLNLGLLLNKHHLQNLLKAKGLMVMDACEFPETLAEVLLTNRPQQLICKFNFKNICSQNNSLKERLCTLAEDELGLLQTSSLHGNVRRIVSDVSNFGEDELDDDVTLGALGIDSMLAMTLQSKIYKEMGINVPLVRILEPNTTVATLETLVMNN; this is encoded by the exons ATGAGTGGCATCATGAGCACTTCTTTGAGAGCACTAAGGAGGACAGAACACTTAACAATGGAGGACGCAGACGATGACATTGCCGTCATTGGGATTGGATGCAATTTCCCTGGAG gtgACGGTTTGAACAACTTCTGGAGGGTTCTATCAAAAGGGGAAAATTGTGTTGTCGATATTCCGGCAGACAGGTTTGATAAAAATTCCTGGTACGATGCGGATGTCCAAAAACCTGGAAAAACTCAAACCACCAAAGCTGCTTTTATAGATGG CTTTAACGAGTTCGACCACAAGTTTTTTGGCATCGCCGAGGCCGAGGCAGATGTCATGGACCCCCAGCAGAAGCTCCTCCTTCAGTGCGCCTACAGGGCGTTGGAAGATGCCGGCATCCCCATGGAGCGCATCAGCGGAAGCAGAACCGGAGTTTATATCG GTCTCATGAACAGAGACTATGAGATGCTCCGAAGTAACCGCGCCGACACCATAAGTCACTACAACGCCACGGGGACGGCCACGAGCATCGCCGCCAACAGAATTTCCTATGTTTTCAATCTGACTGGTCCCTCGTTCGCCATGGACAGTGCTTGTTCCTCCTCCTTGGTGGCTCTGCACATTGCCTGCCTGGCTTTAAAGCAAA CGGACTGCGAGATGGCTCTTTGTGGCGGCGTCAACTGCATCATCGAGCCCAGAGTGTTTGTTGCTCTGAGCAAGGCCAGGATGATCTCAGCAGACGGGACCAGCAAGCCTTTCTCCAGAAGAGCAGACGGCTACGGTAGAGGGGAAGGCTGTGGGGTCCTTCTGCTTAAACCACTCAAAAAT GCGCTACGAGACAGCAACAAAATCTGGGGCATCATTGCAAAAACAGCCATCAATCAAGATGGACAATCCGTGTCACCAATCACCAAGCCCTCCTTGCATCAACAACAAGAGCTGCTGCAGAGAATCTACTCCCAGTGCGAGCTCGCCACTGTCCAGTACATTGAGGCTCATGGGACTGGAACTCCGGTTGGCGATCCGACAGAATTGGCTAGCATCTCGAACATCATCGCCCAAGCCAAACATCGCGGTCCAGAGACTCTGTGGATCGGTTCTGTTAAAGGGAACATTGGACATACTGAGTCTGCTGCAGGGGTAGCTGGTCTCATCAAGGTGCTCCTAATGATGAGGCATGAGACCATTGTTCCTTCTATTTTCTACTCCAAAGAGTGTCCTGTCATAGACACGATGAGAATGAGTGTTCCCACTAAAGCCGAGAGGTGGTGGACCAATGGGAAGCGGGTGGCCGGGATTAACAGCTTTGGCTTTGGAGGCACGAATGCACATGTCATTGTCAGAGAGCATAGAGAGGTTACTAGTCCTTCACAGATCCCAAAAGATGGTCAAAGACTTTTTGTAACATCCGCAGCCTCAGAGAAATCCTTGATTCGAACCCTTGCCGATACACGACAGATGCTTCTCAGCGGCCATGCAACTGACGTGCAGGCGTTGTGTTACACATCAGCTTGTGGGAGGAGTCACAGAAAGCACAAGTACAGGAAGGCGATCCTCACATCATCTCTGTTGGATTTGCAGCATCAGCTGGCTGCGGTAAAAGCAGAGGTGGAGTGTACAACGTCAAACAGGGAGGTGGTGTTTGTGTTTAGCGGAAACGGTGTTGCTTTCAGGGGTATGTGCAAAGAGCTTTTTCTGAGAGTTCCTGTCTTCCAAGACAAGGTGAGAGAAGTGGAGATTCTCTTCCAGAAACACTATAATGTCAGAATCAGTCAATGGTTTACTAGTGAGTGTGACACTGACAATCTAAGCCAGCCAGATGTTGTCCAACCTCTACTTTTCGCTGCTCAAGTCGCCATTACCTCCCTTCTGAAGCACTGGGGTGTCCAACCTGACATGGTGCTCGGACACTCCCTGGGAGAGGTCGCTGCGGCTCACTGCTCGGGTCTCTTATCTCTGGAGGACGCAGTCAAAGTGGTTTACCAGCGCAGTAGCCTTCAAAGTAGGGTCTCTGTCGGAAAAATGCTTGTCGTCAGCAATGTTGCTGTGGAAAAGGTGTTAAGAATCCTGACGAACTTCTCTGGAAGTGTTTGCGTGGCTGCGTTCAACAGCCCGCTGTCTTGCACTTTGTCAGGGGATGCAGATGTTGTTGCTGTCCTCTATGAGAAGCTGAAGATGATGTACACAAATGAGAATATATTTCTTCATTTCCTAGACGTTCCAGCAGCTTACCACAGTCATTTAATGGATCCTATCCTTGAGGACGTTCAAAGAACTTTAGATTATTTGGTCATCAACAAGATGGAGTGCAAACTGTTTTCCACTGTGACAGGGCATGAGTGTGGGCATGGCGACTTTGCAACAGGTACCTACTGGGCAAAGAACATCAGGGAACCAGTTCTGTTTGAGCAAACCCTGCATGCAGTCGCTATGGATAAACTATCAGGGAGGAACATGGTCTTTGTGGAGATTGGACCCCGCAAGGCTCTCCAAAGGAACATACTGGAGACTCTGGGGTATGACTCTATTGTTCTGTCCTCTGTTGAACCACTAAGAGAATATGAAACCATCTTGTCCACTGTGGGGAAACTATTCGAGCTGGGCGTCAACATGCACTGGCAGGAGATCTACAGTGGTTGTGAAACGCCACCTACAGTTTTCCCGGTGTATCACTTTGATAACGTAAAGAAAGAACTGTATTTTGAGGATGTCAGAAATGGAAGTGAATCTCCTTCCTGTTCCCCACATTTGCTTGAATCCCAAACGGCACAGAACAACGAATACAAATTCAGCCTCTCGGTGGAAACGGCGGCATATCTGTGGGAGCACAAATACAATGGCATCGCTATTGTACCCGGCGCCTTCTTCGTGGCGCTGGCATTCACCTCCTTGATAGCACATTTGAAGCCAAAGAAGCCCGTTTCCTTTGTCCAGATCAGTGTGACATTTCTCAAGCTGCTTCATGCTGACAATCACCAACTAACAGTAACACTTGCAGGAAATGAGTTTACAATCCGTTCCCCTGCCGCCACCCATGCTTCAGGTACTTTCAGGTGCACTGAGCATCAAGCTTTCATAGAGGAACCCAGCATTCATCCAGAGAGGATCTTAAAAAGGTGCACTTTGGTTGTAAAGACAAATCAGATCTACTCCATTCTTTCTAGAGCGGGATTGGACTATGGCTCTGTGTTCAAACACCTCCACAATGTGTATTTTGGGGATGAATTCAAAGAGGCCATGACAAGAATTAAAGTACCCCAAGACCTCCTCAAGCATATTCACGACTATTTCTTACACCCTGTGCTCTTGGACTACTTCATGCAAATGACTGCGGTGGTAGCCATGAGGTCTCTCACAGCCAAGCAAGGACTACCCTCCGCCATTGGCAGTGTTGTCATTTCAGGACCAGCGCAAGAGGACATGTTCATTTACATGCGGGCAACTCGAGAGACTCCAAACTTCCTTGAAGTGTGTGGTTGCTTTGCGGGCAAAGGCGGAGAGGTACTTGTGGAACTTAGGGATGTCAGGATCACGTTCATTGGCAATTGCTCACCTGTTCTACAGTCAGTGTTCTTCCACAATGAAATGATTCCAATCCCAGTTGAGACGAGTTGCGATTGGAAGATAAGGGCGTTAGTTTTTGCAGACAAGCTGGGCATCGCTGAAGCACTTAGGCCATATTTGCATCCGGAGTCCCTCACAGTGGAGGACAGAGAAGACTCAAGCCAACTAAAAGATGTAGTTCTACATTCACTTGACACCAACTTGAGGGATTTTCTCTTCATTTGGGCCGCAGATGATCTTAGTAACTTATCATCTGATAGGACGCTGGAGCGCCTGGTGACTTGCTGCGAGTTATTCCGGCAGGTTGTTCTAACCTTGAAAGAGGGTGGTCATTCTTGCATGGTCCGTGTTATCACCTACAGGTCCTCAGAGAAAATGGTGGACTGCGTAAGCGCTGGTTTTGTGCTCGCCGGCATGACAAGAGCTTGTGCAGCAGAAATACCCGCCATCTCTTTTCAGGTGATTGATTTGACATCTCTGACCAGAGAGGACATTGAATGTCTAGTTGGCGTCATCAATGTCTGTAAACAACAAGAAGTCATTGTTGGTCAAGGGAAGGTGTCCACAATGAAGATAACTAGTACTCCCACGGTGGACAAAGTGTCTTTAAAGTGTGACAGACGCTCAGTGAAAGATTTTGTCCTCCAGACATGTCATCCGTACAGACTGGAAGGTTTGACGGCCACCCCTCATGACATGAGTGACAACCCCGTCCCTCGAGGATTCATTGAAGTTCAGATCACCAATGTTTGTGTGCATTCATCTGATTACTTCCCCGTCACCATTTCACAGCTGTATTTTGGAGAGACGCTGTACTGGAACAACCGTGCTGCACACCACCATCACACACTTCTAGCTCTTGATTTTAGCGGCGTAGTGACTGCTGTCGGGAAGGACGCACGCGGCATAAAAGCAGGAGACCGTGTTGCATCATGTTACCCGACTTTGGCAACGACAAGGGTTGTTGTTCCTGATTCTCTGTGTTATGACATCAAGACGCTCCCGTTTCTGGAGGAAACTCCAATTGTGTCTTTCTTCATCCTGGCGAGGGAGATCCTGCAGAGAGCTTTTCCCGCTTTGAaagcacaacaacaaaataaaatgtcaatCATCACGCCAAATTTAGCCTCTGTTTTCCTGAAAGTTTTAGCGTTGACGGCAAACCGATCAGGCTGGAATGTGTCCTGTTCGCCACATTTGATGAGGGAATCTTCTGATCCATGCCAAGCTTTTGTGTTCTTGCCTCCCGTTGACAACTCCTGGCAGGAACTACAAGACGATGACGGCCATGAGAGACATATAGTCTTGGTGAATGACACTCACATGTCCTCACGTTGCGGTGCTTTTAAGAGCAACCATGTACACATACTGGATGTGACTTCTGTCCTTCAAAGAGCTTACCTGAATGTGCAAGGCAGTGCTATCTTTAGGTGGCTCACATCTCTTGGCTTTGATAGAGCATCCCTGCCTGTTAAAAGCAAGACATTTCAAACGTCACGCACAGCAGCAGCTCAGAATGATGACTCCTACTTTGCCACAAAGACAGTGTGCCAAGTGGTTTTAGAGCACACCTGCCCGGTGTCTGATATCCCTCTGGTGGCCAGGCCCAGACAACTCTTCAAAAACCGCCACGTTTACATAGTGACGGGAGGTCTCACCGGTTTAGGCCTTGAGACAGTGAAGTTCATTGCCAGCAACGGCGGAGGTTATATAGTGACGTTGTCCAGACGCATGCCGACACATGAAACACAATCTGAACTGGATCTTATTCAAGGAAGGTATGGCGTCATCATCATGAATGTCCAGTGTGACGTCTCTGTGCTGCAGCAAGTAGTGGACGCCATCTCCAAGATTGAAGGACGATTCAGTTCTTGTCCCATTAAAGGTGTGTTTCACAGTGCTGCGGTGCTCCATGATGCACTCATTGACACCCTCAATGAGGCGCTCCTGCTGAAGGTACTGCAGCCCAAAGTGAGCGGCGCCCTAAATCTTCACCGTGCAACACTGACAAAGAAACTTGACTTCTTTGTGTGCTACTCCTCCATCTCTTCAGTCGTGGGCAATGAGGCCCAGTCAAACTACGCAGCAGCAAACTCATTCCTTGACGCCTTCTGTCATTACCGCAGAAACCTCGGCCTGGCTGGACAGTCCATCAACTGGGGGCCTTTAAACCTCGGCCTTCTGCTCAACAAACATCACCTCCAAAATCTCCTGAAGGCGAAAGGATTGATGGTCATGGATGCGTGCGAGTTTCCCGAAACTCTCGCAGAGGTTTTACTCACGAACAGACCCCAACAGCTCATTTGCAAGTTCaactttaaaaacatttgttcacaaaacAACTCACTGAAAGAACGACTGTGTACCTTAGCAGAGGACGAGCTGGGACTTCTACAGACGTCTTCCCTGCATGGAAACGTGAGACGTATCGTCAGTGATGTAAGCAATTTTGGGGAGGACGAGCTGGATGATGACGTCACTCTGGGAGCTCTGGGAATCGACTCCATGTTGGCCATGACGCTGCAGAGTAAGATATACAAGGAGATGGGCATTAATGTACCTTTGGTTAGAATATTGGAGCCAAACACTACAGTGGCTACTTTGGAAACACTTGTGATGAACAATTAA